The Apibacter raozihei genome contains a region encoding:
- the mutL gene encoding DNA mismatch repair endonuclease MutL — MPDIIRLLPENVANQIAAGEVVQRPASVVKELLENAVDAKATQIQLIIKEAGRNLIQVVDNGLGMSITDSRMAFERHATSKISATEDIFRIKTKGFRGEALASIAAVAQVELKSKKEEDEVGTHIIIEGGDILSQEPVTCSTGSVFMVKNLFFNVPARRKFLKSNSVEIRHIMDEFHRVALAHEAIQFQFFNNNEELFRLRPGSLLQRISEIFGRKIQNQLVPISEQLDWIQVHGFIGKPESAKKARGEQFFFVNQRFFRSNYLNKAVQDAFEGLIPPRYLPSFFLYIDIDPEKIDVNIHPTKTEIKFEDESSIYALLRTAIKKSLGVYNVAPSLDFEQNPDWNLPPVKKNTPIAEPKIKINPSYNPFENSSITKATNAEKINLTEIYASSRNEILTSDLFDLPVQQVEESSLIRLSNGKWLVEKDKGLWILDPYRIHQTVLYETHLKSSKSNALSQQLLFPLERPVYEMEKEKLDSIKTFLFAQGFDMEIEQDIVTITAIPSDIPQDKILELIDDLLCELSEHSENEFSVFFSKSVSRVSAKKRNEFIRASQLFPIWQNFESIGSPKINPFGKMNYEIINIPDFD; from the coding sequence ATGCCAGACATTATTCGTTTACTTCCAGAAAACGTAGCTAACCAGATTGCTGCAGGAGAGGTTGTGCAAAGACCGGCCTCTGTGGTTAAGGAGCTTTTGGAAAATGCCGTGGATGCGAAAGCAACACAAATTCAACTGATCATTAAAGAGGCAGGCAGGAATTTAATTCAGGTCGTAGATAATGGATTAGGGATGAGTATAACGGATTCAAGAATGGCTTTTGAAAGACATGCTACTTCAAAAATATCAGCTACTGAAGATATATTCCGTATAAAAACCAAAGGATTCAGAGGGGAAGCGTTAGCATCTATAGCAGCTGTAGCACAAGTGGAACTAAAATCAAAAAAGGAAGAAGATGAAGTGGGTACTCATATAATCATAGAAGGAGGAGACATTCTTTCACAAGAACCGGTTACCTGTTCTACAGGATCTGTTTTTATGGTTAAAAATTTATTTTTTAACGTACCTGCAAGACGGAAATTTTTAAAATCAAATTCTGTTGAAATTCGACATATTATGGATGAATTTCATCGGGTGGCCTTGGCACATGAAGCAATTCAATTTCAGTTTTTTAACAACAATGAGGAATTGTTTCGTTTAAGGCCGGGAAGTTTATTGCAACGAATTTCTGAAATATTCGGACGGAAAATTCAAAACCAGTTGGTTCCTATTTCGGAACAGCTTGACTGGATTCAGGTTCATGGATTTATTGGTAAACCTGAGAGTGCAAAAAAGGCAAGAGGAGAGCAGTTTTTTTTTGTAAATCAGCGTTTTTTCCGATCTAATTATTTAAATAAAGCAGTTCAGGATGCTTTTGAAGGTTTAATACCTCCAAGATATTTGCCTTCCTTTTTTTTGTATATAGATATAGATCCTGAAAAAATTGATGTAAACATTCATCCTACAAAAACTGAAATAAAATTTGAAGATGAATCATCGATTTACGCACTTTTAAGAACTGCGATAAAAAAATCTTTAGGAGTTTATAATGTTGCTCCAAGTCTTGATTTTGAACAAAATCCTGATTGGAATTTGCCTCCAGTAAAAAAAAATACTCCCATTGCAGAGCCGAAAATCAAGATAAATCCCTCTTATAATCCTTTTGAAAATTCATCAATTACAAAAGCTACTAATGCTGAAAAGATAAATTTAACAGAAATATACGCTTCATCAAGAAATGAAATTTTGACATCAGATTTATTTGATTTACCTGTTCAGCAAGTCGAAGAAAGTTCATTGATACGATTATCCAATGGGAAATGGCTGGTTGAAAAAGATAAAGGTTTATGGATTTTGGATCCTTACAGAATACATCAGACCGTATTATATGAGACACATTTAAAAAGTTCAAAGAGTAATGCTTTAAGTCAGCAATTACTATTTCCCCTGGAAAGGCCTGTGTACGAAATGGAAAAAGAAAAATTAGATTCTATCAAAACATTTCTTTTTGCACAGGGATTTGATATGGAAATAGAACAGGACATTGTCACTATTACAGCTATACCCTCAGATATTCCTCAGGATAAAATTTTAGAACTTATTGACGATTTACTCTGTGAGCTTTCCGAACATTCGGAAAATGAGTTTTCCGTTTTTTTTAGTAAATCAGTGTCCAGAGTCTCCGCAAAAAAAAGAAATGAGTTTATTCGTGCCTCTCAGCTTTTTCCTATCTGGCAGAACTTTGAAAGTATAGGCAGTCCAAAAATTAACCCATTTGGCAAAATGAATTATGAAATTATAAATATACCAGACTTTGATTAA
- a CDS encoding rhomboid family intramembrane serine protease codes for MNIYIPPVIKNLLILNTIFFIGKYVLNMYGVDLDFIFGAFFPLSPNFHWYQVLSHMFMHANFTHFFFNMFTLWMFGSSVEQALGAKKFLILYFVCGIGAFILSNIVDYFEFKKVYDSLVESNVPLNEVNKYAKLNLTTTYDEIQERGNQWLNSLPKNTDYTLASKFYIDLLKLGIGASGSIYGILVAFWLLFPNRILILLFPPIPVPVKIYIPLMILFQLYLGINQVQGDNIAHFAHLGGAVFGFFLTKHWIKNRYRWN; via the coding sequence ATGAATATATACATACCACCGGTCATAAAAAATCTGTTAATCCTTAATACGATTTTTTTTATAGGGAAATACGTATTAAATATGTATGGAGTAGATTTAGATTTTATTTTTGGAGCTTTTTTTCCGTTATCTCCCAATTTTCATTGGTATCAGGTTCTTTCGCATATGTTTATGCATGCAAATTTCACTCATTTTTTCTTCAATATGTTTACCTTATGGATGTTTGGCTCTTCGGTTGAACAAGCATTAGGAGCAAAAAAGTTTCTTATTCTATATTTTGTTTGTGGAATAGGAGCATTTATATTGTCTAACATCGTTGATTATTTTGAGTTTAAAAAAGTATATGATTCTTTAGTAGAATCAAATGTACCTTTAAATGAAGTTAACAAGTATGCGAAATTAAATTTAACAACTACTTATGATGAAATTCAGGAGAGGGGAAATCAGTGGTTAAATTCCCTTCCTAAAAATACTGATTATACTTTAGCATCAAAATTTTATATAGATTTACTTAAATTAGGGATTGGAGCTAGTGGATCTATATATGGTATTTTAGTAGCTTTTTGGCTACTGTTTCCTAATAGGATTTTAATATTACTTTTCCCCCCAATTCCTGTACCGGTAAAGATTTATATCCCGCTGATGATTTTATTTCAACTCTATCTGGGAATCAATCAGGTTCAAGGTGATAACATTGCCCATTTTGCCCATTTGGGAGGTGCAGTATTTGGATTCTTTTTAACTAAACACTGGATAAAAAACAGATATCGTTGGAATTAA
- a CDS encoding rhomboid family intramembrane serine protease: MNEFLNKWIQIYKSGSEGIKFIYISVISTVVFGIFNFLLFSGFNISIEKYILLSYNSVFPFLWTFVTFIFVNLNFLDLALTMIMIYFVEKIFRMFFNGESFIKFFFLGSFAGALAFILCSFLSGFRSQYLQGATLGIYSVLLAVISYNPKMKVSLFPLPVQFPIYILGMIIIGLDLITAWSHSETLPLIIARLAAAGFGYFYMKFYQAGNDFLGFIIPDRNKWESWKKIFISRPKSKFKAEPGGNTYSKRPKSDEEYSMDKLDKQKKINQILDKISQSGYESLTREEKDFLFKASR; this comes from the coding sequence ATGAATGAATTTTTAAATAAATGGATCCAAATTTATAAATCGGGAAGCGAGGGAATAAAATTTATATATATATCCGTAATATCTACTGTAGTATTCGGAATTTTTAATTTTCTGCTGTTTTCTGGATTCAATATTTCTATTGAAAAATATATTTTGCTTTCATATAATTCAGTATTTCCTTTTTTATGGACATTTGTAACCTTTATCTTTGTTAATCTGAATTTTTTAGATCTGGCCTTAACAATGATTATGATTTACTTTGTTGAAAAAATATTCAGAATGTTTTTTAATGGAGAAAGCTTTATTAAATTTTTCTTTTTAGGAAGTTTTGCAGGAGCTTTAGCGTTTATTTTATGCTCATTTTTATCTGGATTCAGAAGTCAGTACTTGCAAGGAGCAACCTTAGGTATTTATAGTGTATTACTGGCTGTTATCTCATATAATCCCAAAATGAAAGTTTCCTTGTTTCCACTGCCGGTACAATTTCCAATATACATATTAGGAATGATCATCATAGGTTTGGATTTGATAACAGCCTGGTCACATTCAGAAACACTTCCTTTGATTATTGCTCGTCTTGCTGCTGCAGGATTTGGGTATTTTTACATGAAATTTTATCAGGCTGGGAATGATTTTTTAGGGTTTATAATTCCTGATAGAAATAAATGGGAAAGTTGGAAAAAAATATTTATAAGTAGACCCAAAAGCAAATTTAAAGCAGAACCAGGAGGAAATACGTATTCCAAAAGACCTAAAAGCGATGAGGAGTATTCGATGGATAAGTTGGATAAACAGAAAAAAATAAACCAAATATTGGATAAGATTTCTCAAAGTGGATACGAAAGCTTAACACGGGAAGAAAAAGATTTTCTATTTAAAGCATCCAGATAA
- a CDS encoding endonuclease/exonuclease/phosphatase family protein, whose translation MLFTGVLFFPLKKYIHFGNNYTQDKVKNKSHQLKILTYNIRYANNSKDLRALEQYIIDQDIDIAFFQEIYTRQWRSKETFLADRYNAVFDLVGISSKYPIINKQKIILPGNGYACSADIQTEKSIIRCLSIYLEPMFLNKNYFKIKKVDEAGSKTKIVAEKLTTGFKKHQVQIDLLTKYIQESPHPVIICGDFNSVPLSYEYFALKQDMQDVFELSGKGLGMTFYDYFYPIRIDYIFTSSQFLPLESFVNTKVNYSDHNPVTAVMEIEEN comes from the coding sequence ATGCTTTTTACAGGAGTTTTATTTTTTCCATTAAAAAAATACATTCATTTCGGGAACAATTATACTCAAGATAAAGTAAAGAATAAAAGTCATCAGCTTAAAATTTTAACTTACAATATAAGGTATGCAAATAACAGTAAAGATTTACGAGCGTTAGAGCAGTACATTATAGATCAGGATATTGATATTGCATTTTTTCAGGAAATTTATACAAGACAGTGGAGGTCTAAAGAAACTTTTTTAGCAGACAGGTACAATGCGGTATTTGATTTAGTTGGGATTTCTTCAAAATATCCGATAATCAATAAACAGAAAATAATTCTTCCGGGAAATGGGTATGCCTGTTCAGCAGATATTCAGACAGAGAAATCAATTATAAGATGTTTGAGCATTTATCTGGAGCCCATGTTTTTAAATAAAAATTACTTCAAAATTAAAAAAGTAGATGAAGCCGGTTCCAAAACAAAAATAGTGGCTGAAAAATTAACTACAGGTTTTAAAAAGCATCAGGTTCAGATTGATCTTTTAACCAAATATATACAGGAATCACCGCATCCTGTAATTATATGTGGTGATTTTAACTCTGTTCCGCTTTCCTATGAGTATTTTGCATTAAAACAGGATATGCAGGATGTTTTTGAGTTAAGTGGAAAAGGATTAGGAATGACTTTTTACGATTATTTTTACCCCATACGGATAGACTACATCTTTACCAGTTCCCAATTTTTACCCTTAGAAAGCTTTGTAAATACAAAAGTCAATTATTCGGATCACAATCCGGTCACTGCTGTAATGGAAATTGAAGAAAATTAA
- a CDS encoding KUP/HAK/KT family potassium transporter encodes MQQSNSKTSKLTLVGLVVTIGIVFGDIGTSPLYVMRAIVAANHEHQISEDFIIGALSCIIWTLTLQTTVKYVIIALRADNNGEGGILALYSLVKKMKKKWLYIIAIFGAATLVSDGVITPSMTIMSAVEGLKNYNPQTQVIPITIFILIALFVVQQFGTQSIGKFYGPIMTLWFVMLAVLGIIEFLPHLYVIKALNPYYAINLMFEVGGSASTALEAKHMILLIMGAVFLCTTGAEALYSDLGHCGIKNIRISWFFVKICLILNYFGQGAWILSNPVEAASGGNPFFMMMPDDFLIAGIAMSTLAAVIASQALITGSYTIFSEAMSLDFWPRQRIEYPSHEKGQMYIPVVNWGLLVACIFIVLHFEESSKMEAAYGLAITITMLMTTVLLLFYLHIKKVNIFLILLFAIVYFAIEGGFFYANVLKFAEGGWITMFLAGAIAFCMYIWFNGRKLKNKYVQYISLKPYLPVMRDMKTDKDIPKYSTNLVYVTRAKKPEEIEAKIIYSIVNKNPKRADYYWFIRVENDTNPYTFEYDVLELIPNTLYKVNFKLGFKVEPLVNIYFNQVLEDLKVSGRINLTSNYASLKKYEIPADFKYILIDRVFNQEYLLSIKERFILRFYNLVKYIGISDTAALGLDTYNVEVEEVPMLTDVIYKSRIKRVKMYKE; translated from the coding sequence GTGCAACAAAGTAATTCTAAAACATCTAAACTTACACTGGTAGGCTTAGTAGTTACCATTGGGATTGTTTTCGGTGATATAGGTACTTCTCCTCTCTATGTAATGAGAGCTATAGTCGCAGCCAATCACGAACACCAAATTTCTGAAGATTTTATTATAGGAGCTTTATCCTGTATTATCTGGACCTTGACACTACAAACGACCGTTAAGTATGTAATCATCGCTCTGCGGGCTGACAATAATGGAGAAGGAGGTATTCTCGCTCTTTATTCATTAGTGAAAAAGATGAAAAAGAAGTGGTTATATATTATAGCTATCTTTGGAGCCGCTACTTTAGTTTCGGACGGAGTAATCACTCCATCAATGACTATTATGTCTGCTGTAGAAGGTTTAAAAAACTACAATCCCCAAACTCAGGTTATACCCATTACCATCTTTATTTTAATTGCATTATTTGTTGTTCAGCAGTTTGGAACTCAGTCTATAGGTAAATTTTACGGACCAATCATGACCTTATGGTTTGTTATGCTTGCCGTTTTAGGTATTATAGAGTTTCTGCCGCATTTATATGTTATTAAAGCCTTAAATCCCTATTATGCAATTAATCTTATGTTTGAGGTCGGAGGTAGTGCCAGTACAGCATTAGAGGCAAAGCATATGATACTGCTGATTATGGGAGCTGTATTTTTATGTACTACCGGAGCTGAGGCTCTTTATTCAGATTTAGGGCATTGCGGAATTAAAAATATAAGAATCAGCTGGTTTTTTGTTAAAATATGTCTTATACTTAATTATTTCGGACAGGGAGCTTGGATATTATCTAACCCCGTTGAAGCTGCAAGCGGAGGAAATCCGTTTTTTATGATGATGCCTGATGACTTCCTTATTGCAGGTATAGCAATGTCTACTTTAGCAGCAGTTATTGCCAGTCAGGCATTAATTACAGGTTCTTATACTATTTTTAGTGAAGCTATGTCACTTGATTTTTGGCCACGCCAAAGAATTGAGTATCCCTCACACGAAAAAGGTCAGATGTATATACCTGTGGTTAACTGGGGGCTTCTGGTGGCCTGTATATTTATAGTCCTTCATTTTGAAGAATCATCAAAAATGGAAGCAGCCTATGGTCTGGCCATTACAATTACTATGCTGATGACCACTGTACTTTTATTATTTTACCTTCACATAAAAAAAGTCAATATATTTCTAATTTTGCTCTTCGCAATCGTATATTTTGCTATTGAAGGAGGATTTTTCTATGCCAACGTGCTTAAATTTGCTGAAGGTGGATGGATAACCATGTTCCTGGCTGGAGCTATTGCCTTTTGTATGTACATTTGGTTTAATGGAAGAAAATTAAAAAACAAGTATGTTCAGTATATAAGCTTAAAGCCCTATTTGCCCGTAATGCGGGATATGAAAACTGACAAAGACATACCTAAATACTCGACCAATCTGGTTTATGTGACAAGAGCAAAAAAGCCGGAGGAAATAGAAGCGAAAATTATTTATTCCATTGTAAATAAAAATCCAAAACGTGCAGACTATTATTGGTTTATACGCGTAGAGAACGACACTAATCCCTATACGTTCGAATACGACGTGCTCGAGCTGATACCCAATACACTTTATAAGGTTAATTTTAAATTAGGGTTTAAAGTGGAACCTTTGGTTAACATATATTTCAATCAGGTATTAGAAGATTTAAAAGTTTCAGGTAGAATTAATCTTACCAGTAATTATGCCTCATTAAAAAAATATGAAATTCCTGCAGATTTTAAATATATACTCATAGATAGGGTTTTCAACCAGGAATATCTATTGTCTATCAAAGAAAGGTTTATTCTTAGATTTTATAATCTTGTAAAATATATAGGAATATCAGATACAGCAGCTTTAGGTCTGGATACGTACAATGTAGAGGTAGAAGAGGTTCCTATGTTGACAGATGTAATCTATAAAAGCAGGATTAAAAGAGTTAAAATGTACAAAGAATAA
- the galE gene encoding UDP-glucose 4-epimerase GalE, with the protein MSMQILVTGGLGFIGSHTVVELIQSGYEPIIVDDLSNSEIFILERIEQITGKKVKFYPYDVTESENIKKIFNENKEIEACIHFAAKKAVGESMEIPLEYYRVNLLSLLTLLDEMKNYGIKNLVFSSSATVYGQPEKLPVNEDSPLQPALSSYGSTKQMAEDILEKVSATGWLNALALRYFNPVGAHKSSLIGELPKGIPSNLMPFITQTAIGIREKLTVFGGDYPTPDGTCVRDYIHVVDLAKAHVKACEYLKQKKQNFSYEVFNIGTGQGYSVLEIIKTFEKVNQQSVAYKIGDRRKGDIESIYASCEKANDILGWKAEETLDDMVVDAWNWEKKYRSERK; encoded by the coding sequence ATGAGTATGCAAATTTTAGTAACAGGAGGATTAGGGTTTATTGGTTCTCATACAGTTGTAGAATTGATACAATCAGGATACGAACCGATAATTGTAGATGATTTAAGTAATTCAGAAATATTTATCTTAGAAAGGATAGAACAAATTACAGGAAAAAAGGTTAAATTTTATCCTTACGATGTTACGGAATCTGAAAATATAAAAAAAATATTCAATGAAAATAAAGAAATAGAAGCTTGTATACATTTTGCGGCTAAAAAAGCAGTAGGAGAATCTATGGAAATTCCACTGGAGTATTACAGAGTAAATCTGCTCTCATTGCTTACGCTCTTAGATGAAATGAAAAATTACGGAATCAAAAATTTGGTTTTTTCATCCTCAGCAACCGTATACGGGCAGCCGGAGAAGCTGCCTGTCAATGAAGATTCACCTTTACAGCCGGCATTATCTTCCTACGGAAGTACCAAGCAAATGGCAGAAGATATTTTAGAAAAAGTTTCAGCTACCGGCTGGTTGAATGCACTGGCTTTAAGATATTTTAATCCTGTAGGAGCACATAAATCATCATTAATAGGAGAGTTACCGAAAGGAATACCTTCCAATCTTATGCCTTTTATAACACAAACGGCCATAGGGATAAGAGAAAAATTAACAGTTTTCGGAGGTGATTATCCGACTCCCGACGGAACATGCGTAAGAGACTATATACATGTTGTAGACCTGGCGAAAGCACATGTCAAAGCTTGTGAATATTTAAAACAAAAGAAACAAAATTTTTCTTATGAAGTTTTTAATATAGGAACAGGACAAGGTTATTCAGTATTGGAAATTATCAAAACTTTTGAAAAGGTGAATCAACAGTCAGTAGCCTATAAAATAGGAGATCGAAGAAAAGGAGACATTGAAAGTATTTATGCAAGCTGTGAGAAAGCCAATGATATTCTGGGGTGGAAAGCAGAAGAAACACTGGATGATATGGTTGTTGATGCCTGGAATTGGGAGAAAAAATACAGGAGCGAGAGGAAGTAG
- the glyA gene encoding serine hydroxymethyltransferase: MSQDIIFDLIEKERQRQVKGIELIASENFVSEEVMKAAGSVLTNKYAEGYPGKRYYGGCEVIDEIEQLAIDRAKELFGAEYVNVQPHSGAQANAAVFLACLKPGDTVMGLDLAHGGHLTHGSPVNFSGLTYNPVFYKVNKEDGRINYEEMAETARREKPKMIIVGASAYSRDYDYQKFREVADEVGAILMADISHPSGLIAKGILNDPMPYCDIVTTTTHKTLRGTRGGMIMLGEDFENTMGQKTPKGEVKMMSQILDSAVFPGTQGGPLEHIIAAKAITFNEALSDGYFTYILQVLKNAQALSSALMDRGFEIISGGTDNHLMLIDLHNKNITGKVAEKVLGQADITCNKNMIPYDDRSPFITSGIRFGTAAVTTRGLKEEDMVKVAEYVNEVISHPEDESKINKVKAEVNSLMNSRPLFQW, from the coding sequence ATGAGTCAGGATATTATTTTCGATTTAATTGAAAAGGAAAGACAACGACAAGTTAAAGGAATAGAACTAATTGCTTCTGAGAACTTTGTTAGCGAAGAAGTAATGAAAGCCGCAGGTTCGGTTTTAACCAATAAATACGCAGAAGGTTATCCGGGAAAAAGATATTATGGCGGATGTGAAGTAATTGACGAAATAGAACAGCTGGCCATTGATCGAGCCAAAGAATTATTTGGAGCAGAATATGTAAATGTTCAGCCGCATTCAGGAGCACAGGCAAACGCAGCCGTTTTTTTAGCCTGTTTAAAGCCTGGAGATACCGTAATGGGGTTGGATTTGGCGCATGGAGGACACCTCACTCATGGTTCTCCCGTAAATTTCTCAGGATTAACTTATAATCCTGTCTTTTATAAAGTAAATAAAGAAGACGGAAGAATTAATTATGAAGAAATGGCTGAGACTGCCAGAAGGGAAAAGCCAAAAATGATTATAGTAGGAGCATCTGCTTACTCCAGAGATTATGACTATCAAAAATTCAGAGAAGTTGCAGATGAAGTCGGAGCTATTTTAATGGCTGATATTTCCCATCCGTCAGGCCTGATAGCTAAAGGAATTTTGAATGATCCCATGCCGTATTGTGACATAGTAACTACAACTACCCATAAAACGCTAAGAGGAACCAGAGGTGGAATGATTATGCTGGGAGAAGATTTCGAAAACACCATGGGGCAGAAAACACCCAAAGGAGAAGTTAAAATGATGTCTCAGATTTTGGATAGTGCAGTATTTCCAGGAACTCAGGGAGGACCTCTTGAGCATATCATTGCAGCTAAAGCCATCACATTTAACGAAGCGCTGAGCGATGGATATTTTACGTACATTTTGCAAGTGCTTAAAAATGCACAGGCTTTATCCTCAGCTTTGATGGATCGTGGTTTTGAAATTATTTCAGGAGGTACAGACAATCACTTAATGCTGATAGATCTGCACAATAAAAATATTACCGGAAAAGTGGCGGAAAAAGTTTTAGGGCAGGCAGATATTACCTGTAATAAAAATATGATTCCATACGATGACAGAAGTCCGTTTATTACCTCCGGAATTCGTTTTGGAACTGCAGCTGTAACAACCCGTGGACTAAAAGAAGAAGATATGGTTAAAGTGGCTGAATATGTTAATGAAGTAATCAGTCATCCGGAAGATGAAAGCAAAATAAATAAGGTAAAAGCTGAAGTGAATTCACTTATGAATTCCAGACCATTATTTCAATGGTAA